From Pantoea sp. Ep11b, the proteins below share one genomic window:
- the aroE gene encoding shikimate dehydrogenase yields the protein MDHFAVFGNPINHSKSPLIHQAFAEQTGIEHRYGRICAPIEGFPQALTAFFEQGGRGANVTLPFKQQAFEFADRLTERAALSGAVNTVKKLSDGLIQGDNTDGIGLLSDLERLGMIRTGDSVLLVGAGGAARGVILPLLSSGVALTVVNRTAARAEELASLFNKSGTIHASDFGQLTSQHFDLIINATSSGVEGKTPPLPAELIHPGVRCYDMFYQSGLTPFLRWCQAHGAQHLADGVGMLVGQAAHAFYLWHGVMPEIAPVIVQLKQAMQP from the coding sequence ATGGACCACTTCGCCGTTTTCGGTAATCCGATCAACCACAGTAAATCTCCGCTGATCCATCAGGCTTTCGCTGAACAGACGGGTATCGAACACCGCTATGGCCGTATCTGCGCGCCGATAGAGGGATTTCCTCAGGCGCTGACGGCTTTTTTTGAGCAGGGCGGGCGTGGCGCTAACGTGACGTTGCCTTTCAAACAGCAGGCATTTGAATTTGCCGATCGGCTCACCGAACGTGCCGCGCTGTCCGGCGCGGTAAACACGGTGAAGAAGCTCAGCGATGGACTGATCCAGGGCGACAATACAGATGGTATTGGCCTGTTAAGCGATCTTGAACGGCTGGGGATGATCAGGACCGGTGACAGTGTGTTGCTGGTGGGCGCTGGCGGCGCGGCGCGTGGGGTCATTCTGCCGCTGCTTTCATCAGGCGTTGCACTGACGGTGGTCAACCGCACCGCCGCGCGGGCAGAAGAGCTGGCCAGCCTGTTTAATAAGAGTGGCACCATCCACGCCTCTGATTTCGGCCAGCTGACCAGTCAGCACTTCGATTTAATCATTAATGCCACCTCAAGCGGCGTAGAGGGCAAGACGCCGCCTTTACCTGCGGAACTGATCCATCCCGGGGTGCGCTGCTATGACATGTTCTATCAAAGCGGGCTGACGCCATTTTTGCGCTGGTGCCAGGCGCACGGCGCACAGCACCTTGCCGATGGCGTGGGCATGCTGGTCGGCCAGGCTGCTCATGCCTTCTATCTGTGGCACGGTGTGATGCCGGAAATCGCGCCCGTCATTGTTCAGCTTAAGCAGGCTATGCAGCCGTGA
- a CDS encoding type I DNA topoisomerase translates to MSKAALFTVPKQDPCPACGAELVIRSGKHGPFLGCANYPACDYIRPLKSQADGHVVKVLEGHACPECGADKVLRRGRFGMFIGCSHYPECGYTETIDKPDETTLACPQCHEGHLVQRRSRYGKTFHSCDRYPACQFVVNLTPVAGVCPYCQYPLLVEKKTAQGVKRFCASKRCGKAITEEN, encoded by the coding sequence ATGAGTAAAGCTGCACTTTTCACGGTGCCTAAACAGGATCCCTGCCCCGCTTGCGGGGCAGAACTGGTTATCCGCTCCGGTAAACACGGTCCTTTCCTGGGCTGCGCGAACTATCCGGCGTGCGACTACATTCGTCCTTTAAAAAGTCAGGCTGATGGCCATGTGGTCAAAGTGCTGGAAGGGCATGCCTGCCCTGAATGCGGTGCAGATAAAGTGCTGCGCCGGGGACGTTTTGGCATGTTCATTGGCTGCAGCCACTACCCGGAATGCGGATATACGGAAACCATCGACAAACCGGATGAGACCACGCTGGCCTGCCCGCAGTGCCATGAAGGCCACCTGGTTCAGCGACGTTCCCGCTATGGCAAAACCTTTCACTCATGCGATCGCTATCCGGCCTGCCAGTTTGTCGTAAACCTGACGCCTGTTGCCGGAGTCTGCCCTTATTGCCAGTATCCGCTGTTAGTTGAAAAAAAGACCGCGCAGGGCGTGAAACGCTTCTGCGCCAGTAAGCGTTGTGGCAAAGCCATTACAGAAGAGAATTGA
- the def gene encoding peptide deformylase: MSVLQVLHFPDERLRKVAAPVKEVNADIQRIVDDMFDTMYAEEGIGLAATQVDIHQRIIVIDVSESREERLVLINPELLEKSGETGIEEGCLSIPEQRAFVPRAERVKVRALDRDGKSFELEASELLAICIQHEIDHLEGKLFIDYLSPLKRQRIKTKLEKLARQNAQAS; this comes from the coding sequence ATGTCAGTTTTGCAGGTATTACATTTCCCTGACGAGCGCCTGCGCAAAGTCGCCGCGCCCGTTAAAGAAGTTAACGCAGACATTCAGCGTATCGTTGATGATATGTTCGACACCATGTACGCCGAAGAAGGTATTGGTCTTGCGGCGACGCAGGTCGATATTCATCAGCGCATTATCGTGATTGATGTCTCTGAAAGTCGCGAAGAGCGTTTAGTACTGATTAACCCTGAGCTGCTGGAAAAAAGCGGTGAAACCGGTATCGAAGAGGGTTGCCTCTCTATTCCGGAACAGCGTGCTTTTGTTCCGCGCGCCGAACGGGTGAAGGTACGCGCGCTGGATCGTGACGGTAAAAGTTTCGAACTGGAAGCCAGCGAGTTACTGGCTATCTGTATCCAGCATGAGATCGATCATCTGGAAGGCAAACTGTTTATCGATTATCTGTCGCCGCTGAAGCGTCAACGGATCAAAACGAAGTTAGAGAAGCTGGCGCGACAGAACGCCCAGGCTTCCTGA
- the tsaC gene encoding L-threonylcarbamoyladenylate synthase type 1 TsaC codes for MENQHLADSLETCLAQLNRQAVIAYPTEAVFGLGCDPDSESAVMALLALKQRPVEKGLILIAADYSQLEPYISARELSVTQRERMFACWPGPVTFVVPVPPQTPRWLTGQFDSLAIRVSDHPDVQAICRAFGKPLVSTSANLTGLPPCRTAEEVKRQFGEHFPVLSGKTGGRLNPSEIRDVISGELIRQG; via the coding sequence ATGGAAAATCAACACCTCGCCGATTCCCTGGAGACCTGCTTAGCGCAGCTGAATCGACAGGCGGTCATCGCCTATCCCACAGAAGCCGTATTTGGTCTGGGCTGTGACCCTGACAGTGAATCCGCCGTTATGGCCCTGCTGGCGCTGAAACAGCGTCCGGTAGAGAAGGGGCTGATCCTGATCGCGGCGGATTACAGCCAGCTGGAACCTTACATCTCCGCACGCGAACTCTCTGTGACCCAGCGGGAACGGATGTTTGCATGCTGGCCTGGCCCGGTCACGTTTGTTGTTCCGGTTCCCCCTCAGACGCCGCGCTGGCTGACCGGACAGTTTGATTCACTGGCGATCCGCGTCAGCGACCATCCGGATGTGCAGGCGATTTGCCGGGCATTTGGCAAGCCGCTGGTATCAACCAGCGCAAACCTGACCGGCCTGCCTCCCTGCCGCACGGCAGAAGAGGTGAAGCGCCAGTTCGGTGAGCACTTCCCGGTGCTGTCAGGAAAGACGGGCGGACGACTCAATCCTTCCGAGATCCGCGATGTCATCAGCGGCGAACTTATACGTCAGGGTTAA
- a CDS encoding DUF1488 domain-containing protein, which yields MNQAIQFPDEETYNAERDAICFPVLVNGLRLNCAIGAESLVARFGEGEAMALFQHHRWDLEDEAEAAIRQERIDDQGWIWLSPAR from the coding sequence GTGAATCAGGCTATCCAGTTTCCGGATGAGGAAACCTATAACGCAGAACGCGACGCTATCTGTTTCCCGGTGCTGGTAAATGGTTTGCGGCTGAACTGTGCCATTGGCGCTGAGTCGCTGGTGGCGCGTTTTGGTGAAGGAGAGGCGATGGCGCTGTTTCAGCACCATCGCTGGGATCTGGAAGATGAAGCAGAAGCGGCGATACGTCAGGAACGTATTGATGATCAGGGCTGGATCTGGCTGTCGCCAGCCAGGTAA
- a CDS encoding gamma carbonic anhydrase family protein, with protein sequence MTSALRPYKHLFPQTGQRVMVDPSSVVVGDVVMADDVSIWPLVAIRGDVNQVRIGARTNVQDGSVLHVTHRSASNPQGFPLIIGEDVTVGHKAMLHGCTIGNRVLVGMGSILLDGVIVEDEVMIGAGSLVPPGKRLESGYLYLGSPVKQIRPLNESEKEGLRYSANNYVTWKDDYLAGDSQIQP encoded by the coding sequence ATGACTTCCGCTCTACGTCCCTATAAACATCTTTTTCCGCAAACCGGTCAGCGCGTCATGGTGGATCCCAGCAGCGTTGTCGTCGGCGATGTGGTTATGGCGGATGATGTCAGCATCTGGCCGCTGGTTGCTATCCGGGGTGATGTCAACCAGGTTCGCATTGGCGCCCGCACCAATGTTCAGGATGGCAGTGTTCTGCATGTGACGCACAGGTCCGCGTCTAATCCACAGGGCTTCCCGCTTATTATTGGTGAGGATGTGACGGTCGGGCATAAAGCCATGCTTCACGGCTGCACCATTGGTAATCGTGTGCTGGTCGGTATGGGATCCATTCTTCTCGATGGCGTAATAGTAGAAGATGAGGTGATGATTGGTGCCGGAAGTCTGGTGCCGCCGGGTAAAAGGCTGGAGAGCGGCTATCTCTATCTGGGGAGTCCGGTGAAACAGATCAGGCCGCTGAATGAGAGTGAGAAAGAAGGTTTACGCTACTCCGCTAACAACTACGTTACCTGGAAAGATGATTACCTGGCTGGCGACAGCCAGATCCAGCCCTGA
- the dprA gene encoding DNA-protecting protein DprA: MERLAHYMRLAAVSGMTGKRWVDAVQKTEAGATDPEHLIRAGLDANQRQQYDGVSDQTIAGVFTWLAQSPSHHLVSALDAAYPLQLREIRHFPPLLYIHGDPGVISTPQLAVVGSRNGSHSGRYWCDWFTRHLSLSGLTITSGLARGIDGVAHRAALSAGGKTVAVLGSGLQRLYPKNHARLAAEIVEQGGAVVSEFPLTAIPHPLNFPRRNRIISGLSHGVLVAEATLRSGSLVTARYALEQNRNVYALPGALGNPLSEGVNWLIQQGALLVAHPDNILEDLASALNWLPQIQTSEIYSEMSDAAPLPFADVLANVGDEVTPVDVVAERAGQSVPVISAQLLELELAGWIAAVPGGYVRLRRACHVRRTDVFV; the protein is encoded by the coding sequence ATGGAGAGATTAGCGCACTATATGCGGCTGGCAGCCGTGAGTGGAATGACCGGGAAACGCTGGGTGGATGCGGTGCAGAAAACCGAAGCCGGTGCAACTGACCCTGAGCATCTGATCCGGGCTGGCTTAGATGCGAATCAGCGTCAGCAATATGATGGCGTCAGCGATCAGACGATTGCCGGCGTCTTCACCTGGCTGGCGCAGAGCCCGTCTCATCATCTGGTGAGCGCGCTGGACGCCGCCTATCCTCTTCAACTCAGAGAAATACGCCACTTTCCCCCGCTACTTTATATTCATGGCGATCCCGGCGTAATCAGTACCCCTCAGTTAGCCGTGGTAGGGAGCCGCAATGGTTCACACAGTGGCCGCTACTGGTGCGACTGGTTTACCCGGCATCTGTCGCTCAGCGGTCTGACTATCACCAGCGGGCTGGCGCGGGGGATCGATGGTGTGGCGCATCGGGCTGCACTGAGCGCGGGCGGAAAAACGGTGGCGGTGTTAGGCAGTGGCCTGCAGCGGCTCTATCCCAAAAATCATGCCCGGCTGGCCGCAGAGATTGTTGAACAGGGTGGGGCAGTCGTGTCGGAGTTTCCGCTGACGGCCATCCCGCATCCGCTTAACTTTCCGCGCCGTAATCGTATCATCAGTGGTCTGAGTCATGGGGTGCTGGTGGCAGAGGCAACACTCAGGAGTGGCTCGCTGGTGACGGCCCGTTATGCGCTGGAGCAGAACCGCAATGTCTACGCTTTACCTGGCGCACTCGGCAACCCGCTCAGTGAAGGCGTAAACTGGCTGATCCAGCAGGGAGCACTGCTGGTGGCCCACCCTGATAACATCCTCGAAGACCTGGCCAGCGCACTCAACTGGCTACCGCAGATCCAGACCAGTGAAATTTATTCTGAGATGAGTGACGCTGCTCCATTGCCATTTGCTGATGTGTTGGCTAACGTAGGTGATGAGGTTACACCTGTTGACGTTGTCGCTGAACGTGCCGGCCAATCTGTGCCAGTTATCTCAGCTCAGTTGCTGGAACTGGAGTTAGCAGGATGGATCGCAGCTGTACCCGGCGGCTATGTCCGATTGAGGAGGGCATGCCATGTTCGACGTACTGATGTATTTGTTTGA
- the smg gene encoding DUF494 family protein Smg, giving the protein MFDVLMYLFETYIHNEAEMGVDQDRLTDDLTDAGFHREDIYSALNWLERLADYQEGLVAPVLMTNDPLSMRIYTDEEGKRLDADSRGFLLFLEQIQVLNLETREMVIERVMALDTSEFDLEDLKWVVLMVLFNIPGCENAYQQMEELLFDVNEGMLH; this is encoded by the coding sequence ATGTTCGACGTACTGATGTATTTGTTTGAAACATATATCCACAACGAAGCAGAAATGGGTGTTGATCAGGACAGATTGACAGACGACCTGACGGATGCCGGGTTTCATCGGGAAGATATCTACAGTGCGCTGAACTGGCTGGAAAGACTGGCGGATTACCAGGAAGGACTGGTTGCGCCAGTTTTAATGACGAATGATCCGCTCTCTATGCGCATCTATACCGATGAAGAGGGCAAGCGTTTAGATGCTGACAGCCGCGGTTTCCTGCTCTTCCTGGAGCAGATTCAGGTACTGAATCTGGAAACCCGTGAAATGGTTATCGAACGTGTCATGGCGCTGGATACTTCTGAGTTTGACCTGGAAGATCTCAAATGGGTGGTGCTGATGGTGTTGTTCAACATCCCGGGATGTGAGAACGCCTATCAGCAGATGGAAGAACTGCTATTCGACGTCAATGAAGGTATGCTGCATTAA